In Papaver somniferum cultivar HN1 chromosome 9, ASM357369v1, whole genome shotgun sequence, the genomic stretch ctactttttatcttacctattgaAGATTAattctcaagcaaatcttagagaagataatactcaacacgatagaacaaagtaagatcagaacacgcaactacagagaaaatagttgggtctggctttaaaatcccaatgaagtctttaagtcgttaacctataatggttttaggaaaaacctaggttaaaggagaatcgactctagtcgtaactagtatcacacatgaggtgtggggataggtttcccagttgctagagttctcccttatatagtcttcaaatcggggtttgcaatcaatgttaccttggtaacaaagcattcaatattcaccgttagatgaaaacctgattagagtcaagctaatatctttcaaccgttagatcggacttagcttgttatacacaaatgaaatgtgacttcatttaggtatgagtaaccgtacccaaacgtgtgcacatagttggctcaataatagttaatcgaagttagccatatgaacactttcatatcaaccttgttcatcttaatcacaactagttcaaatgactcaaatgaaactagttatggagttgttcaattgtttatattctcatagaagtatacaagacacaattgaagcaaaatcgaatttgattcacttgaatcaattcatcaacattatagccacgttttgtaaaagattgcattccttaatatgtaaatgtattagttcatgaacaaaccgattttggaacttaacccactcaagtatgcaaatgggtacgcatacttagagttccggacttggtttgggttcgccagtatgcgaacgggtacgcatattgtcgtacgtgaccaaactcagttgaattctctGACTTCAACTTCTCAgttggtacgcatacgggtatgcatactaagttcccggacttcaactttcAAACCAATactcatacgggtatgcatactatagttcccggactttgaataccttgcaacagttagcatacaagtacgcatactgtgctatcaATCAATGGTtagtcgttctaaactccatcttaatcactgaaacattgttggaagacgggaatagctgtcttactcaaactattagcttcaaagtcattttcaagtgattaatacgaaacattctgagtctacaacaaatgactgtctcatacaaatcatataagatgtttccaGGCGATTTTCacctgatcatcttttgactttcgtcaagaataaagatgaacttggttaaagcggaagcttaccaacacatatttcgagaaatatgtaagcgagttatactcagctcgaaatatcaaatgtgtataaattaaagtctatatagctatacgacttttgtctcattaggagataaaatagaaatagacttccgaGTAataggttcaagtctccacataccttttgttgatgaagttccacaagctccccttagtagttctttgtcttcaatcgatgaacgccgtaaagtctaaagctcaactacacattctatcataatccgagacatggctataagtagactataaatcaagacttatagttttggcaactaaacttgacaacaatcttgagatagcaacgcttgcgagttcgaccgagtagtgctctaacaagatcAATCACACCAATGATcagaaaaaccaaatgtttttaaaACATTAATAAAAATTACTACTCAATTCTATCAAAGGCCTTAGATATGTAAAGTTTATGGCACATGACACCACAAATGCCAGTGTTCCCCTTTCTCTTCATTAAATTGATTAGCTCATAGATATAGTTATCTTGTATACACCTTTGAGGCACATAACCTGCCTGAAATAGAGATATGAGTTTGCTTAGCATAGGTCATTTTGTTGACTATAATCTTAGAAATTGTTTCCTAACCAGTATTATAAAGGCTTATAGGGCTCAAATCAACATGAAAAGATGGATTATTACTCTTAGGAACCAGATAATAAGATGTGTTTCATCTTCTTAAGGAGATGTTTGGAGTCAAATAAAGCTTTGACCATATTCCACACATCAATTTCTAGACGCTCCATGTTCTATTTATAAAATCCTGGCAAAAATCCACTAGGCCTTAGGGATGTCCATGGAACCATTTTATATCTAATCTTTGAACAACTATAGGATTTAGCAGTTTATCATTGTCCTTTGTGGTCAATATTGCAAAAATGAGAAAAGTTCCATTCTCTTAGAGCAAATTTAACATTTCTTAATCTACCAAAAAATTGGAAAAGCATAAGAATCTCTAATATCGATATGATATGAATTCCTAATAACCTCATGAGAGGTAGGGTCCCTAAACCAACACTTGCAATTTCTATAGAGCCTTTTACACCGATGAGAGCTAGAATCAGTCATCAAGATGATTGGTACATAGTCCAAACCTATAGTGTCAATATAGATAACTTTGGAATTACACAAATGCTGAAGCCACAAACCACTAACCAAAGCCTTGTCCAATCTGGCTCTAATAATTTCATTGCCAGATCGTCTGTTTGATCATGTGTATCTATTTCCCACAAagccaagataaaaaaaaaatcaagaaaatcaaTTGTTTGTTGTATGATAGGAACTTCTTGAGTTGTACAATTGGTAAAAGTGGATCTCTCATAAGCATGCATCATGACATTTGGGTCACCAATCAATATCCATGGTAGATTAACGCTTTTACCAATCTTTATAATATAGTTTCATTGACCATTGTTGTAACCTTTTTATAATGGTaaacaaaatcataaaaaaaaagttacaaggAACTCAGATTTCATAGGATCAGAAGATATAATAGCACTAACCATTTTATAAGTATTTTGAACCATTTTAATATGAAAACCAGATTTTCACATGAGGGCAATACCCCCGAAAGTCCAACAGAAGGAAAACCCCAATTATTAGGGTAGTTGGATCTTCTCAAATACTTATTCATTTTTGGAAAATCATTTTGTTTTACTTAAAAAATAACACTAATTTTGAGATTTAActatggatttaattttgtgtttacCCGAGCTAAAGGTAATAACTCGCtggaaaaaaatgagaaaataaaaaacattaaCACTAATGGACTGAAGGGCAAATTTGTACTTTAACTAGAACTTGgctcgtgccgtaacggcacggccacgaaaataagtgaaaaaaaatattttgactaGTGTTATTCATTTGTTGTTACTATTTAAAGTGACAATTGTTTTTCATTCATTTtaattgttatatttttttttgtatttgagcGAGCTTATTTTAACACCTAAAAAATCAAGCACAACTTGTAAAATATAACGTTCTTCTTGTCATAACGACATTGAATAAACATTGCACACTGCTATATTGACTAATCGTGAtaccaccaccagaaccaccTATTACAACTACCTTTTCCACCAGCAGCATTGCCGCCACCGGCTCCATGCACCACCACTCACAAACATCACCCTGATTATCCATGATATCTATTGATGTAATTATTAACATAGTTGTTATTTGTTGAGTGGGAGTATATATTCATTTAGATAATTCATAAGACATTTATCAtgagagattaataaaatatttattatgagaaattaatgagATAATGATGATGTGCACAGATTAAGACCGTTAGATATGAATTTCTAACTTTCAATCATAGACGTCACTTATAAATACTTACGTAAACaaccattgatttatcttctccccAAACAAATCTTGAGAATGATacaaaaaaattgataaattaaggcactaaatatttggaggatgatgcaaaATCTTCAAGGAAATAAGGTTGAGCGGAAGCATGTTCTTGGATTTCAATTCTTTTGTCTCTTTAGTCTATCTCTAATTCCAAAATTTATTTCTGATTTAGGTTTGCTCAAAAGTGGAGAACTAAAGTTTTTAAGTCCACTCCTCCTTCTGGATGTGAGTGAGAGAATCAAATATTTAGTTTTATGTGAATGTAGCTTTGTTATTTTTAGTCTATCAAATTTATCCACTTTGCTTTTAGTTTTTGGGATGGGAAAAAGAGAATATGTAATCCATTATTTCCCAATTAAAGCGTGTATCCATGGAATCGACCACAAACGTGGATTTATCAATCGGGAGGGCAAATCAAGATCTCTCTTTATGTTAACTAACTTAGTTAAACTTTGTtttataatacaaaacaaagaAACATGGAAAAAATATCATCTAGCTATGATATAACTCGTGTCATAACCATACGACTTAATAATAAGTTAATTTATTGTGTACTAATTTTGATTCATACCGTTCGTTTGCAGTTATTATTCTAATTGTCATGTATTTTAACCGAGTTTATGTTATCATTAAGACGATCAACCACATCTTCTCTTCTTTATAAGGTTAACCAATTTGTGGCGAAACATTATtaacaaaatatattattttcaCCAACATCCGCCACATCCAAAATATCACTTGATACCACTTCTTTCCCCCACCTCACCGTTGCTTCCACCCCCAACCACTGGACgtgctttttaatttttaattacaGATGTCATGAGAAAATTTTATATTGAACAAACTTAAATCGTCAATTAATTTATTCCAgtattgttttattccattattttgtTTTTAGGCCTTGTTTTTATTATATTCTATTTTATATTGTAATCATTTATATTTAACACTAAAAGTCATGATTTGTTTGATCGGGCATTATTTGGGTGATCCAGCGATATGATATTGCCTTATATCATCTGGTATCATCCACCACTAAAAACAGCCATTggcactatttcttccaccaccagGGAAAGACCAACACCCACCATAATATTTTTGTATCTTTAATATCTCTATCACCCACTACTTCATCCAATACCACCattaatatttattaatataatttttaataaaattataatttactaataaaaatatgtatttattagatcaaTTAAGAGGACAtttatgataaaatcatttgaaaTGGTATTTCCCTTCTACATCTACCTTATTTTAGTGACCGTGAAAAAGCAAAACATCGAACGATGtataataaaacaaaattacatCACTCAAACTCATTCTTCCTAATAAATAGTTGTGTCCCATAAACTCAAAATCCTTGTTTATTTTGTCTCATTCAAAAATGGTCCAAAAAGATTAAAACTCTACATTACATATTACATCATATGTTCTTATATTTGAATAACACAAATAAATACTAATTAATTTATCTAAGCCACTATATCATAAAACATTGAGCCATTTCATATGGCAACCCATTCGACTCAGAAAAGATATAACTCCAATTCTTAAAAATTCTCAGACAGTCTACGACATTGATCTTCTAAATGTGAGCCATTTCAAATGGCAACCCACCACCAAAACCACTAATTACCACTACcatttccaccaccatcactatcgTCACCGGCTCCATGCATCTCCAATCTCAAACACCACCTGGGTTATCTCTAATTTCTATTGATAtgattattaataaatttattatttattttaataaaaatatatttagaaaaatgTAATGGGTTGGAAAAAATTTTAAAAGTTATTACGATtcattattaaaaaaattattatttatctaatgaaaatatatttatattaagataattataagagaatttaataaaaatatatttagaaacATTTAATGGGTTGAAAAGAATTTCAAAAGTTATTATGATTctttattaacaaatttattatttatctaatgaaagtatatttattaagataattataaaacatttatgataagagattaataaagtatttattatAAGAAATTAATGATATAATAATGATGTGAACAACCAGAGACATGAATCTAGCTTTGCCCAGAATGAATTCTGGccgctctttatcttgcctaagttgtccaaactatgctttataagGGAGATAGGTCCGCCTTGGGAtttaactaaattaacaaaattgATAAAGCAAAGAAACAAAGCAAACCAACAGATATGAAAAAATATAAAGTCGCAAGTGTATGCACATTTCTAACtaaatggaaaaattggtaaatgAGCTTATAGATAATATGCAAGATGATATAGGTGGAACATTAATGATTATCTTAACGGAATTATATAAACTACTATGACAATATAAGCAACAAAAGAAATTAACAACTAAGAGTGATGAAAATAAATttgataatcaagattattaCTAATAATGCATAACAGGATTTCAATCAAAGAGCAAAGATATGGCAAACAAACATGATCACATCAGCCAGGGGCGGAGCCAAAGGTTGACTAACCCTGACTCTAGCCCCTCCAAAATCACTAAAATCATTTAAAAGCTCTTATATTTATCTTATATATTTTATAGTTAGTCCCCCTTATAATTTATATTTAGTCCACCCTACTCCCTACATTTATATACTTTTTAACCCTCCCCATTTTTAAACTCTGGTTCTGCCACTGACATCAACGTGGTTATAAATAAAGAAATTCACCAACGGAAGAAAGCAAAATATACGGATATGTTGAGAACAAAATTGGGTATTGGAAGATTAGAATATAAAAGGCtatttaacgtttggtacccaacaaatgtccaacaccttagtttggtacccaacatttcaaatattaagggttggtaccttgACCGGAAGTTGACTGTCAATGACTCCATTTGACccattattattatattttctttaaattttgttaaaaatttatttaaatttacaGATTTATCCCCAATGAAAAACCCTATCTTCTTTCTCCCTCTGAGAGATTCAAACCTTACTCACAACCGCCGCTGAACCAAACCAAATTGAATAAAATCTCTAATTCTCTTTGTATACTGTCTTCACTCAACCATGAACCATgggtaaaataaaaacaaaaaaacgaacaaatttgtttattcggAGGAGTtggataaaattgaaaattaatctCTCAGAAGAAATATTTAATGAATTCAGAACAATAGATgttggagaaaatggagaaactcaaaatatcatcgacttcttcttcacagatgaatgatgaacatgaagtgaAGATTGAATCCCTCACAAAAGATGAAAATATGGTAGCTGAAACTTTATTTATTTGTCCATCGATTAGTACGATCTCAGTAATGTTAAGAAGAATGGTGAAAATATTAAATCTcccagagaagatgtagattatGAATCAGGATGATAATAAAATGGTAATGATTGGTTTTGGGTATTAATGGTGAGTGGAAAATAGAGAAtgaaccccaaaaaaaaaaagtttgaaggaAATACCGTAGGAAGTTGCACATTAAGTGCTTGATAAAAAAGTCCAGCAATCATAAGTTTGTTTGCTTTTTTCGTATTTTGTTTTGAGATTGACGTGACCTTGATTATAAGTAATAAGTATATATCTAGTagtaagaaagtgaaaaggaTGGTACTTCATTTCTCCATGATCATTTGCAGATACGGTACTAAATGGATTACTGTTAATCCTATAATTAAGAATTTGACAATTACCCTGATGATGGTATAAttgagtttgatcttagttattgGTACTTCTTTTAGTTTCCGTTACTGATGATGGTTTTGTTGTAAATATAATTTGGTTAGGTTATAAGAGTTGTTCAAGAATGAAAGGTGTGAAGCAAAATTGAGAACTGATGGGCGTGGAAAAATTGAGGATTGCTTCAAATATGTCGCTGCTGGTAAATTAAGGTTTTGTGAAAAGCAAATGAGAATTTCAATATTTGGGGTGAGTTGGTGAAATAACAGAAAAAAAATATGTGGGTGAGTTTTTAGACATCGAAATTAAGAAGGGTAATTATGGAAAAAAATTGATTTATAATAATtgtaaaatagaaaattaaaaattatgaagTCAACCGGAATTGTTCACAGTCAACTTTCGGTCAAGGTACCAATCCTTAAAATTTCAGATGTTGGGTACTAAACTAAGGTGTTGGACATTTGCTGGGTATCAAACGCTAAATATCCCAAATATAAACTTGGTTTGTTGTGATCATTTGCATTTCATTAGCTTTTTCTTGACCATCAATTATTTCAATCTACATTCATAACATGATTACATCAGAAACTGAGGTGAGCGTACTTATTAATTGCTGGCCTTGTGATAACCTTTATCTTGAATATCAAATCCATTATTGGCCATCATGATTTCCATATTGGAAAGATTTTTACTTTGGTTATAGCTAGGATTCGGGTTTATAAAATGAGATATCCAATGGTTATTTTCTTGCCTCGACCTCTTATTATTTCGCAGGTCTTGGTCTAATTAAGTTCTCggtattctcaatcccaaataacaTTCTCACTAAGCCCACCCTTTGAGTGTTTTATTGAGAACTTCATCATAAACACTTGATTTCTATAACATATTTTCCACTTCCTGTTCATGTTCTGCATAAAATTTCTCGAATTCATCTTCTGTTATGCCTTCAATCATAGTTGGTAAGCATTTTAACCACAAGCATCCTCATTATGATCGATTATAAAGTATTTCGGGCAACTTTTATAAGGTTTCTTCTCATATTAATATCTCATCCAGACATAATATTCAGCCGTAATAAGAAGCCAATAGCCTCTTAAGAGAGGTTTGCTGAAGTCTATTTCAATGTTAGCTTTTACAAGCTTACCCTTCTTTGCCCTATAGTTAGAAGGATCACCATTTATCTTTCTTCCAatatatatgttagagcattgctcggttgaactcaccaagcgttggtatttcaaggttggttgttatattttagtttcaaaactcaaattcgcttgattagattactagagtcaacttcgttaggttagactaggaagccTAAAAATgttaagacatacaagtattaatctGAAGACCCGAAGAATATGAAGACGTGTcgacatcaacgaacacatcatccttctacttgaggttagtaatacaagacttgacttgtttccatttctagcaGCACAATGACCATTCATTTCAACTATTTATAACATCACTAACCTCAACTAACTAACTCTAGTTTGGTATAATTTTTGTCATTCCCGTTTTTTTAGcttgtaatttaaaaaaaattgatatccTTAAGAACCGGTTTTTTGAGTCTATTGAAACAGTGAACACCCTTTACAAGTTACAGTTACACCAAAACCAAGTCTTAAAGAACTGACTGCACAACACTGCAACAATAGTTTCACAAAATACCATTCTAAGCCTACTATAATGACGAGAAAGGACTAATCCACATAATACATAAAATACAACATAAGCCTTATATCCTTCAATGACGTTACTGCATAGCACTGTCTGCGACACATGAGACCATAAACCTGGACATGTGCAAACAATCTCGAGGAGAATTAGTCCAGCATAAGTGCTAAAAAGCTTTGGTATTCGACAAGGTTATGAGTTCCTTCACCGTTCAATGTTACCGGTTCCTGAGAAAGTGCACAAATATCAACAAAGTAACAAACAAAGTGAGTTCTTAACAAGTCTTTGTTGGAAAAAATAAGTTGCACGACAAAATGTTACTACTACAGACCCTGCATACACTGAATTTGTGATGAAATAGAACTATGGGTATGATATTTTATATGGGGTACTTTGGTAGGACGTCACTGTTCAATGAAATAGAACTACTATAGACCCTACTTGACAGGGTGCAGTACTACAAAGGGATAGTGTTAACATTGCGCATCCAGATCAAAATAGTTATATCCATCATTTAACTATCACGACACAacattactttttttttaatggaaaatgTTATAttcagaaagaagaaaaaaccaaaagcaAAGATACAGCAGACCCGATACAGACAAATTAGACCTCCCTCCCGTACAAGCACTATATATTCCAAAAGACTGAAAATCAAGAGTGCAACTGAAGTCACCCCCCAACAAGCAATAAAACACAGACTATAAGTCGTTTGTACTATCCTTAACATACTGTAGAACGACACAATATTACTGTAACGACACAGCTACAACAGAAAGAGAAAAATCAATTTCACTCATTCACTCCATGGACTAGTCTAGATATGACTTCTGCCATGGAGTTCAATGGTTCAGTTATGGTTAGCTTAGACATTTAACAACAAATATTTCTTTTAAAATGTGCAACCCATGTCTTAGTATCCCCCTTCAACGACAAAAATAAGGTGCACGACAAACTGAATTTGGTGAACAACAAAAGAAGGTGCACGACAAAATGAATTTGGTGTACAATAAAATAAGGTGTATCGGTAAGTTTTTCTTATTTATGTTTGAAACTAAGTGATAAGTCCCAAACAAATATACCCAAACCCAAATAAATATGTTCTAGTGACCATCTATTTGGTAACTAATAAAAATTTAATTTTACAAAATAAGGTTTAGGTATGTACCTCAACTCGAAATTGGGGACAGTAGTAAGGGATTGGCATGGAATCTTGCTGTAGAGTTGAACTTCCCAGTACTTCTTCAACATCTGAATCACTGTATATTCCTTCTTCTACATCCGAGTATATATAGCACTTGATGTCAGTTCTATAAGAACCTaaataaacataaaacaaaacACTCTAAAAGGGAAAATAAGATAATAAAATTATGACTGCACACCTGCACTTTTGGGCTTTCTAATTTTTTCATCCTTTCTTACCACTTCCATTTGGGTAGTTTTCTTTTTTGCCTTTTTTTCCATCACTGAATCATGATgagcatttctttttcttttcactgCTATCGGTTTAGTTATGGTACGTTTCTTTGTTGGTTTGGCTTCACTGGGCTTTTTTGCTTGCTTTTTCTTCCTTATTACTGATTTGCATCGACATTCCACTTTACCTTTCTATACTGATGACTTGATTCTCCCAGTCTTCTTGCTTGATTTTTTACTTCGAGGAGGGGCTCGCAGTGTTATGTTAGCACTCATCGGAAGTTGAATGCTTGTTTGACTCATCGGAAGTTGGATGCTTGTTTGACCCATATTTTCATTGTTCTCATCCGCAACATTGATAATCTTTTCTGCTTGATCATCTTGAGTAGACTTCAGAAAATTATCTAACTCACCTAGTACTCCAGTCAGCAACTTCTTCGTAAAGGCACTAGAAGTTCCAGTGCTTGTACCTTTCACGGCTAAAGATAAAGCCATACGTGCTAAGTCGCTGTACTCGAGGGATGATGACCCACTGTTTCCTTGAATACCAGCACCATTTTTCTTAGGCTCTTCAATACCAACACCATTTTTCGCATCTACTGTCCAACGACTTAGATAATATTGCGATAGGAGATCATACACTTGGTGGGTATGCAATATCTTTATAGAATGGGAACATATCATTCCCATAAACTGGAAATGCTTACAACTACATTGAATAAAATTGTCTAAAGAGTTGAACGTAATAATACGAGCACATGAAAATTTAAATGATGTTACCTTGTAGGTATATACTGGTCCATCCTGATCAACAAGTTCTGGAATCAAATCTAGAGTTTGTGTATATTCCTTTTGGAAGTGAGCAAACATTGTTGTTGTATAAAGTTCTGAAGCTCGAGCTTCAAGTGGCCAGTGACTTTGCAAAGGTGGTTTTTTTTGCGTGCTTCTGAAATTTTGAGCTTTTTCTATATCTCTTCGACAAGTAAGAACCTTATCATATTGAATCACGAAACTCTTGAGTGATAAAGTTCTTTTAAAATACTTCTTCAAGAAACTGTTCATACCTTCGCTCCGCTGTGTAGTTGTCATACCAGCACAAAAGTGTAATCGACCATATACTTGAGCCCACTTCTCTTTTTTCTTATATAAAATTTTCAACCATTTATTATTTGTCAGTTTGTACTTCTTAAGCAAGGATTTCCACATTAAATCAAATTCTTCCTCGGTCCCATTTTCGTATATACACCTTTTGAAATCCATGGCAAAAAATTCGGATCTTGCAAATATATGGGAAAGGTGCTTCGCAGCCAGTTGGAAAATATGCCAAAGACAAAGTCGGTGATGAGTATTCGGGAATACCTGTTTGATTGCATT encodes the following:
- the LOC113312230 gene encoding protein FAR1-RELATED SEQUENCE 5-like, whose product is MDATGQLCNCFWSDAKCRMDYGFFGDVLVFDTTFETNEYDKPFAPFVGVNNHGQTTLFRCALLLDESTYSFVWLFKTFLNAMNGKHTQTIFTDQAAPIMNAIKQVFPNTHHRLCLWHIFQLAAKHLSHIFARSEFFAMDFKRCIYENGTEEEFDLMWKSLLKKYKLTNNKWLKILYKKKEKWAQVYGRLHFCAGMTTTQRSEGMNSFLKKYFKRTLSLKSFVIQYDKVLTCRRDIEKAQNFRSTQKKPPLQSHWPLEARASELYTTTMFAHFQKEYTQTLDLIPELVDQDGPVYTYKVTSFKFSCARIITFNSLDNFIQCSCKHFQFMGMICSHSIKILHTHQVYDLLSQYYLSRWTVDAKNGVGIEEPKKNGAGIQGNSGSSSLEYSDLARMALSLAVKGTSTGTSSAFTKKLLTGVLGELDNFLKSTQDDQAEKIINVADENNENMGQTSIQLPMSQTSIQLPMSANITLRAPPRSKKSSKKTGRIKSSV